A single Pirellulales bacterium DNA region contains:
- a CDS encoding efflux RND transporter permease subunit, whose translation MIEGHAAGQEHQFTNKVVKVFLDSNLSLVLVLLATVVGLVALGVTPREEDPQIIVPLADVYVSFPGHAAAEVEQLVATPLEKILYQIDGVEYVYSMSREDQAIVTVRFYVGEDRERSLVKLFKKIDENRDIVPPGVSGWVVKPVEIDDVPILTLTLASPTSDDMTLRRVGEEIAQRLAGAKDVSRAYVVGGRPRVVRVLLDPDDLAGHGISPLDVQRSISAANVHLTAGDFRAGDRVIDVAAGQRFSDAAQLGDLVVGVFNQEPVFLKDIAQVDDGPEEVASYVRHGWGPARGFTREEDFPSTLVAGAEPGHTTVEPTAGSGGQAMPAVTIAIAKKKGSNAVWVAEAVLDEAETLRRTIVPDDMQLVITRNYGLTADDKVNELVEGLAVAVVIVVALLSLGLGWREALIVAVAVPVVFGLTLAVNLLFGFTINRVTLFALILSLGLLVDDPIVDVENIARHFALRKKATRRIVLEAVAEIRPPLITATLAVIVSFLPMFFITGMMGPYMRPMALNVPVTMLMSMLVAFTITPWLAYHALRHKYEGGGTPGHGEHDAHDLQAVKQSRLYKIFYPLMAPLLHSRRVAWTFLLVIAGLTVGAMGLAATRSVPLKMLPFDNKNELLLVLDFDEGTTLERSDAAVRDFEEYLRSVPEVADFTSYVGVASPMDFNGLVRHYYLRRGDNVAELRINLAGKKNRGLQSHAIGLRMRNELQTVADRHEARLKLVETPPGPPVMASVVAEVYGQPDHRYDDLLLAADTVRARLSQEPNVVDVDDIREAAQRRLTFVTDKEKAALNGVSTEQIAQTLRAVLAGSTVGVIRNDTERNPLRIELLLPIVRRTSAADLTRLQVKGDGGQLVPLAELGRWATARVDQMIYHKNLQRVAYVFAETAGRPPADVVVDVLADRRGTLPKASVAGAQRDGESGRRGDGEIRHRSLPPSLPLSVSGTGSSNTPFTSQAPRPVEERTFFSNGSGLLWSLPAGIRVDFAGEGEWKITLDVFRDLGLAFGAAMIGIYILLVAQTGSFTIPMVVMLAIPLTILGVMPGFWLLNALQAQHVGGYLDPVYFTATGMIGMIALSGIVTRDSIILVDFIHLSLARGRSLFDAIMESRVVRLRPILLTASAAMLGAVPIIIDPIFSGLAWSLIFGLFASTLFTLFVIPVAYWLLYANVPGHGLPRSLMDAEA comes from the coding sequence ATGATCGAAGGCCACGCCGCGGGCCAGGAACATCAATTCACCAATAAGGTGGTGAAGGTTTTCCTCGACTCGAATCTCTCGCTGGTCCTGGTGCTGCTGGCCACGGTGGTGGGCCTGGTGGCGCTGGGGGTCACGCCGCGCGAGGAAGATCCGCAAATCATCGTGCCCCTGGCCGACGTCTATGTGAGCTTTCCCGGACACGCCGCGGCCGAAGTCGAACAATTGGTCGCCACGCCGCTGGAAAAGATTCTCTACCAGATCGACGGCGTGGAATACGTCTACTCGATGAGCCGCGAAGACCAGGCGATCGTCACGGTCCGCTTTTACGTGGGCGAAGACCGCGAGCGGAGCCTGGTGAAACTGTTCAAGAAGATCGACGAGAACCGCGACATCGTGCCGCCCGGCGTCAGCGGCTGGGTGGTCAAGCCGGTCGAGATCGACGACGTGCCGATCTTGACGCTGACGCTGGCCAGCCCGACGTCGGACGACATGACGCTGCGCCGCGTAGGCGAAGAAATCGCCCAACGGCTGGCCGGGGCCAAGGACGTTTCGCGGGCCTATGTCGTCGGCGGCCGACCGCGGGTCGTTCGCGTGCTGCTCGATCCCGACGATCTGGCCGGGCACGGCATCTCGCCGCTCGACGTTCAGCGGTCGATTTCCGCCGCCAACGTCCACCTCACGGCGGGCGATTTCCGCGCCGGCGATCGCGTGATCGACGTCGCCGCCGGCCAGCGTTTCAGCGACGCCGCGCAATTGGGCGATCTCGTCGTGGGCGTGTTCAACCAGGAGCCGGTCTTCTTGAAGGACATCGCCCAAGTCGACGACGGACCGGAAGAAGTCGCCAGCTACGTGCGGCACGGTTGGGGGCCGGCCCGCGGATTCACGCGGGAGGAAGACTTTCCCTCGACGCTGGTGGCTGGGGCAGAGCCTGGCCACACAACGGTCGAACCAACTGCAGGATCCGGCGGCCAGGCGATGCCGGCCGTCACCATTGCCATCGCCAAGAAAAAAGGCTCCAACGCCGTGTGGGTCGCTGAAGCCGTGCTCGACGAGGCCGAAACCCTGCGCCGCACGATCGTGCCCGACGATATGCAGCTCGTCATCACCAGGAATTACGGCCTCACCGCCGACGACAAGGTGAACGAGCTGGTCGAGGGGCTGGCCGTCGCCGTCGTGATCGTGGTGGCGCTGTTGAGCTTGGGCCTGGGGTGGCGCGAGGCGCTGATCGTGGCCGTGGCCGTACCGGTCGTGTTCGGGCTGACGCTGGCGGTGAATCTGCTGTTCGGTTTCACGATCAACCGCGTGACGCTGTTCGCACTCATCCTGTCGCTGGGGCTGTTGGTGGACGATCCGATCGTCGACGTGGAGAACATCGCCCGGCACTTCGCCCTGCGCAAGAAGGCCACTCGCCGCATCGTGCTGGAAGCCGTGGCCGAAATCCGGCCGCCGCTGATCACGGCCACGCTGGCGGTGATCGTCAGCTTTCTGCCGATGTTTTTCATCACCGGCATGATGGGGCCTTATATGCGTCCGATGGCGCTCAACGTGCCCGTGACGATGCTCATGTCGATGCTCGTCGCGTTCACGATCACGCCCTGGCTGGCCTACCATGCGCTGCGGCACAAGTATGAAGGCGGCGGCACGCCGGGGCACGGCGAGCACGACGCGCACGACCTGCAGGCCGTCAAGCAATCGCGGCTCTACAAAATCTTCTATCCCTTGATGGCGCCGCTGTTGCACTCGCGGCGGGTGGCCTGGACGTTTCTGTTGGTCATCGCCGGGCTGACGGTGGGCGCGATGGGGCTGGCCGCCACGCGCAGCGTGCCGCTCAAGATGCTGCCGTTCGACAACAAGAACGAGCTACTGCTGGTGCTCGACTTCGACGAAGGCACGACGCTGGAACGGTCCGACGCGGCCGTCCGCGATTTCGAAGAGTATCTGCGGAGCGTGCCCGAAGTGGCCGACTTCACGAGCTACGTCGGCGTGGCCTCGCCCATGGATTTCAACGGGCTGGTGCGGCACTACTATTTGCGGCGCGGCGACAACGTGGCCGAGCTGCGCATCAATCTGGCCGGCAAGAAAAACCGCGGCCTGCAAAGCCATGCAATCGGCCTGCGGATGCGAAACGAGCTGCAGACCGTCGCCGACCGGCACGAGGCGCGCCTGAAACTGGTGGAAACGCCGCCCGGTCCGCCGGTGATGGCCAGCGTGGTGGCCGAGGTTTACGGTCAGCCCGATCATCGCTATGACGACCTTCTCTTGGCCGCCGACACGGTCCGGGCACGCCTCAGCCAGGAGCCGAACGTGGTGGACGTGGACGACATCCGCGAGGCGGCCCAGCGCAGGCTGACCTTCGTCACCGACAAAGAAAAGGCCGCGCTGAACGGCGTCAGCACCGAGCAAATCGCCCAAACGCTGCGCGCGGTATTGGCGGGAAGCACCGTGGGTGTGATTCGCAACGACACGGAACGCAACCCGTTGCGCATCGAGCTGCTGCTGCCCATTGTCCGGCGGACCAGTGCGGCCGACCTGACGCGGCTGCAAGTCAAGGGCGACGGCGGCCAGCTCGTTCCGCTGGCCGAGTTGGGGCGGTGGGCGACGGCCCGCGTCGACCAGATGATTTACCATAAGAACCTGCAGCGTGTGGCCTATGTGTTCGCCGAAACGGCGGGCCGCCCGCCCGCCGACGTAGTGGTGGACGTGCTGGCCGACCGCCGCGGTACGCTGCCGAAAGCATCGGTGGCTGGGGCGCAGCGAGACGGAGAGAGTGGGAGACGGGGAGACGGAGAGATTCGGCATCGCTCGCTCCCTCCCTCTCTCCCTCTCTCCGTCTCCGGCACTGGTTCTAGCAACACGCCTTTCACGAGCCAAGCGCCCCGGCCGGTCGAAGAGCGGACGTTCTTCTCCAACGGCAGCGGGCTGTTATGGTCGCTGCCGGCCGGCATCCGGGTCGACTTCGCCGGGGAGGGCGAATGGAAAATCACGCTCGACGTGTTCCGCGACCTGGGCCTGGCCTTCGGCGCCGCGATGATCGGCATCTACATTCTGCTCGTGGCCCAGACCGGCTCGTTCACCATCCCCATGGTGGTCATGCTAGCGATCCCGCTGACGATCTTGGGCGTGATGCCCGGTTTCTGGCTGTTGAATGCCTTGCAGGCGCAGCACGTGGGCGGTTACCTCGACCCGGTCTATTTCACGGCCACGGGCATGATCGGCATGATCGCTCTGTCGGGCATCGTCACGCGCGACTCGATCATCCTGGTCGATTTCATTCACCTTTCGCTGGCCCGCGGCCGCTCGCTGTTCGACGCGATCATGGAAAGCCGCGTCGTGCGTTTGCGGCCGATTCTGTTGACCGCCAGCGCGGCGATGCTGGGCGCCGTGCCGATCATCATCGACCCGATCTTTTC
- a CDS encoding efflux RND transporter periplasmic adaptor subunit: MSRLTERWRRVMDLAGRALIALAFAAGVTVLLLWLAGKFEPKVAAAPRPGPAEPAEVSGRVVAVRVLRVPLVESAVGTIRAVHETTIGSKLLARVVEVNLKAGQHVRAGEVLVRLDDADLRAKLEQAQAAAVSAEAGYNQAVTDEQRYGSLVKTGAVSRQEYDRITTTLTSLQAELRRAKETVNEVQATLDWATILSPMDGTVIDKKVDVGDLVMPGQVLLTMFDPQRMQLVASVRESLAQRLEVGQDIGVEIEGLSGRYSGKISEIVPEARTASRAFLVKVAGTGPKGVYPGMFARMLIPLEQEEVLVVPRQAVSNVGQLELVRVVDRGRTVRRAVRTGRRFDNDVEVLSGLREGEQVVLPADQNGRGVAS, encoded by the coding sequence ATGTCCCGACTGACCGAACGCTGGCGACGTGTGATGGATCTAGCAGGCCGCGCCCTGATAGCGCTGGCGTTCGCCGCTGGAGTGACGGTGCTCTTGCTGTGGCTGGCCGGGAAGTTCGAACCCAAAGTGGCGGCCGCCCCACGGCCCGGTCCCGCGGAACCGGCTGAGGTTTCAGGCCGGGTCGTTGCGGTCCGCGTCCTGCGTGTGCCGCTCGTCGAGTCGGCGGTGGGAACGATTCGGGCAGTACACGAAACCACGATCGGCTCGAAGCTGCTGGCGCGCGTCGTCGAAGTCAACCTCAAGGCCGGACAGCACGTGCGGGCCGGCGAGGTGCTCGTCCGGCTCGACGACGCCGACCTGCGCGCCAAGCTCGAACAGGCGCAAGCGGCGGCCGTCTCGGCGGAGGCCGGCTATAACCAGGCCGTCACCGATGAACAGCGGTACGGGTCCCTGGTGAAAACGGGCGCCGTCAGTCGCCAGGAGTACGACAGAATCACCACCACGCTCACCTCGCTGCAAGCCGAGCTGCGCCGCGCCAAGGAGACGGTCAACGAAGTCCAGGCCACGCTCGATTGGGCCACCATCCTCTCGCCGATGGACGGCACCGTGATCGACAAAAAGGTCGACGTGGGCGACCTGGTCATGCCCGGACAAGTGCTCCTCACCATGTTCGATCCTCAACGCATGCAGCTCGTCGCCAGCGTGCGCGAGTCGTTGGCGCAGCGGCTCGAAGTGGGGCAGGACATCGGCGTGGAAATCGAAGGGCTGAGCGGGCGCTACAGCGGAAAGATCAGCGAGATCGTTCCTGAAGCGCGGACCGCCAGCCGGGCGTTTCTGGTGAAGGTGGCGGGCACCGGCCCCAAGGGCGTCTACCCCGGAATGTTCGCGCGGATGCTGATTCCACTGGAGCAAGAAGAGGTGCTCGTCGTTCCGCGGCAGGCCGTCAGCAACGTCGGGCAGCTCGAGTTGGTACGCGTCGTCGATCGCGGCCGCACCGTGCGGCGCGCGGTCCGCACCGGACGGCGATTTGACAACGACGTCGAGGTGCTCTCCGGTCTGCGTGAAGGCGAGCAAGTCGTGTTGCCGGCGGACCAAAATGGTCGTGGGGTAGCCTCATGA